A part of Citrifermentans bremense genomic DNA contains:
- a CDS encoding 4Fe-4S dicluster domain-containing protein has product MKPQGRLAPWREGVQWLVSLLLLTIPFLQAGGQSLLRLDAGSRTLLFFGASLRIEEFYLFLIVVLILVFGFLFVTMLFGRVWCGWLCPQTTLCDLADWADARLGGLPPAPWQRLARHISYLALSALVASNMVWYFIAPPQFFQRLTSGDIGAVAGITLTSVLLLVYLDLAFVRRSFCKSVCPYGRIQLMTMERGTLTLEFNPARKDACLRCGSCVRACPMGIDIRDGLQVECINCGRCLDACREVMGKRGGKGLIRYSFGNAPGEPVRLNRKAIILGALLLLLATLLAFGIAGRKEATLKLQRAAGAQVKLLPDGSLVNFYTVYLENRATRGGAFSLEAAPLPGRRVELIGPVQGLRIPGNANRKVDLALKVNPAPAGALTGELRLVSEGKVLAATPLPVAVE; this is encoded by the coding sequence GTGAAGCCGCAGGGGCGCCTGGCCCCCTGGCGCGAGGGCGTACAGTGGCTGGTCTCGCTCCTCTTGCTGACGATTCCTTTTCTCCAGGCCGGGGGGCAATCGCTGCTGCGCCTGGACGCCGGCAGCAGGACCCTCCTCTTCTTCGGCGCGAGCCTGCGCATCGAGGAGTTCTACCTCTTCCTCATCGTGGTGCTGATCCTGGTCTTTGGCTTCCTGTTCGTCACCATGCTCTTTGGCCGGGTCTGGTGCGGCTGGCTCTGCCCCCAGACCACCCTGTGCGACCTGGCCGACTGGGCCGACGCGAGGCTCGGCGGGCTCCCCCCCGCACCCTGGCAGCGGCTGGCGCGACATATTTCCTACCTCGCCCTCTCCGCGCTGGTCGCCTCCAACATGGTCTGGTACTTCATAGCACCGCCGCAGTTTTTCCAGCGGCTTACAAGCGGGGATATCGGCGCTGTCGCCGGGATCACCCTCACCTCCGTGTTGCTGCTCGTGTACCTGGACCTCGCTTTCGTGCGGCGCAGCTTCTGCAAGAGCGTCTGCCCCTATGGCAGGATCCAGCTCATGACCATGGAGCGCGGCACCCTGACGCTTGAGTTCAACCCGGCCCGCAAGGATGCCTGCCTTCGCTGCGGCTCCTGCGTCAGGGCCTGCCCCATGGGGATCGACATCCGCGACGGCCTGCAGGTCGAGTGCATCAACTGCGGACGCTGCCTCGACGCCTGCCGCGAGGTGATGGGCAAACGAGGCGGCAAGGGTCTCATCCGCTACAGCTTCGGCAACGCGCCTGGAGAGCCGGTCAGGCTGAACCGGAAGGCGATCATCCTGGGGGCGCTGCTCCTTTTGCTGGCGACGCTTCTTGCTTTTGGTATCGCGGGGAGGAAGGAGGCGACGCTGAAACTGCAGCGTGCGGCCGGCGCCCAGGTGAAGCTCCTCCCCGATGGCTCACTGGTCAACTTCTACACCGTCTACCTGGAGAACCGCGCCACCCGCGGCGGAGCCTTCTCGCTGGAAGCGGCGCCGCTGCCGGGGCGCCGGGTGGAGCTGATCGGTCCGGTTCAGGGGTTGCGGATACCGGGAAACGCGAACCGGAAGGTCGACCTGGCTCTCAAGGTGAACCCGGCGCCCGCGGGCGCGCTCACTGGCGAGCTGAGGCTCGTGTCGGAAGGAAAGGTGCTGGCGGCGACGCCGCTCCCTGTGGCAGTAGAGTAG
- a CDS encoding FixH family protein, which yields MTKRTAKTTCCYRVVLLTLFGVFIAGMAATFFASGHLGSRVTDPDYYQNGLNYDRTESGARNPGLDWTLTATLSGRDLLVRVCDEKGAPVAGGKLSLHPTREKRAASPLQLLESAPGVFRAPWPATAESELQGVLRFTRGEASASQRVVFFN from the coding sequence ATGACCAAGCGCACCGCGAAAACCACCTGTTGCTACCGTGTCGTCCTGCTGACGCTCTTCGGCGTCTTCATCGCGGGGATGGCCGCGACGTTCTTCGCTTCCGGCCACCTGGGTAGCCGCGTCACCGACCCCGACTACTACCAGAACGGGCTCAACTACGACCGCACCGAAAGCGGCGCCAGGAACCCCGGGCTCGACTGGACCCTGACGGCGACGCTTTCCGGGCGCGACCTGCTGGTCCGGGTCTGCGACGAAAAGGGGGCGCCGGTTGCCGGCGGCAAGCTTTCCCTGCACCCAACAAGGGAAAAAAGGGCAGCCTCCCCGCTGCAGCTTCTCGAGAGCGCGCCGGGGGTATTCCGGGCGCCGTGGCCGGCAACCGCTGAAAGCGAGCTTCAGGGGGTTTTGCGCTTCACCAGAGGCGAGGCCAGCGCAAGCCAGAGGGTGGTGTTCTTCAATTGA